A portion of the Corynebacterium jeikeium genome contains these proteins:
- the hpt gene encoding hypoxanthine phosphoribosyltransferase: protein MHDVKDFNVPANPYGDEVEAVLIGEEELHARIAEMAHRVNEKYKDADSDLILVAVLKGAVFFLTDFARQLSIPSQMEFMAVSSYGNSTSSSGVVRILKDLDRDIEGRDVVIVEDIIDSGLTLSWLMKNLRNRNPRSLEVITLLRKPEAVRTSLDVADVGFDIPNEFVIGYGLDYAERYRDLPYVGTLHPRVYQG, encoded by the coding sequence ATGCATGATGTGAAGGATTTCAACGTCCCCGCAAACCCCTACGGCGATGAGGTAGAGGCAGTTCTCATTGGCGAAGAGGAGCTGCATGCTCGCATTGCCGAGATGGCGCATCGTGTGAATGAGAAGTACAAGGATGCCGACAGCGATCTGATTCTGGTCGCAGTGCTCAAGGGTGCGGTGTTCTTCCTGACTGACTTCGCTCGTCAGCTCAGCATTCCCAGCCAGATGGAGTTCATGGCGGTTTCCAGTTACGGAAACTCCACCTCGTCGTCAGGCGTGGTGCGTATTTTGAAGGACCTGGATCGCGATATTGAGGGACGCGATGTTGTGATCGTCGAGGACATCATTGACTCCGGCCTGACCCTGTCCTGGTTGATGAAGAACCTGCGCAACCGTAATCCGCGCTCCCTGGAGGTCATTACGCTTTTGCGTAAGCCAGAGGCTGTGCGCACCAGCCTGGATGTTGCGGATGTTGGCTTCGACATTCCGAACGAGTTCGTCATCGGTTACGGCCTGGATTACGCCGAGCGCTACCGCGACCTGCCGTACGTCGGCACGCTTCACCCGCGCGTTTACCAGGGCTAG
- a CDS encoding amidase, producing the protein MASHTSAIRNLPTVREIAAQVREGKLSPVDSVQRSLDAIARLDGGIHAFREVWADRALQAARELEQSEKLSELPLAGVPFALKENTALENPFVQQLTSAGAIAVGTTVNPQFCTWGTTTLPGLAVDNPILPGHTPGGSSGGSAAAVAAGMVPFAQGNDGMGSLRIPAACCGLSTLKATPGTMPGRVGGNDWYGMSVQGVLTVNNDDLRLITKILTNGMVDAEDPAKTLPENFAVSVDTTAPVFGLKAAPEYVDAAQQAARVFADKGFAVSEKNMPYPLNPLPMLARWTAGVADQLRDEPRPDHLEWRNRVHAGIGRLLRFTINGRQVARDGARIERELPGDTILITPALAKNPPRIRAWHRMPWIVNLLSNLRFTPYVSTWNYLGFPAGIVVEPTSGLPVQLIARPTQERILLTAMETIASGGRVG; encoded by the coding sequence ATGGCCTCTCACACTTCCGCGATTAGGAATTTGCCAACCGTTCGCGAGATTGCCGCACAGGTCCGCGAGGGAAAGCTAAGCCCCGTGGACAGCGTGCAGCGCAGTCTCGACGCTATCGCCAGACTGGATGGAGGGATTCATGCCTTCCGCGAAGTGTGGGCGGATAGGGCTCTGCAGGCTGCGCGGGAACTCGAGCAAAGCGAGAAACTCTCGGAGTTGCCGCTTGCAGGTGTGCCATTTGCGCTGAAGGAAAACACCGCTCTAGAGAACCCGTTTGTCCAGCAGTTGACTAGCGCCGGTGCAATCGCGGTGGGAACTACGGTGAATCCGCAGTTCTGTACGTGGGGGACGACGACGCTGCCGGGGCTGGCAGTCGATAATCCGATTCTGCCGGGGCACACTCCGGGTGGGTCCTCCGGTGGATCCGCAGCGGCTGTCGCCGCTGGGATGGTTCCGTTTGCGCAGGGCAACGACGGCATGGGGTCACTTCGTATCCCTGCAGCGTGCTGCGGGCTTTCGACTCTGAAGGCGACCCCGGGAACAATGCCGGGGCGCGTGGGCGGCAATGACTGGTACGGAATGTCTGTCCAAGGGGTGCTCACAGTCAATAACGATGACTTGCGCCTGATCACCAAGATCCTCACAAATGGCATGGTGGATGCGGAGGACCCGGCGAAGACCCTGCCTGAAAACTTCGCAGTCAGCGTGGACACCACTGCGCCCGTATTCGGTTTGAAGGCTGCACCGGAGTACGTCGATGCGGCACAACAGGCGGCGAGAGTATTCGCGGACAAGGGCTTTGCCGTCTCGGAAAAGAACATGCCGTACCCGCTGAACCCACTGCCGATGCTCGCGCGCTGGACTGCGGGGGTGGCGGATCAGCTTCGCGACGAGCCGCGCCCTGATCACCTGGAGTGGCGCAATCGAGTCCACGCCGGCATTGGACGCTTGCTGCGTTTCACAATCAATGGCCGCCAAGTGGCACGCGATGGCGCTCGCATCGAGCGTGAGCTACCGGGTGACACCATCTTGATTACCCCGGCTCTGGCCAAGAACCCACCGCGAATTCGCGCATGGCATCGCATGCCCTGGATTGTGAACCTGCTGTCCAATCTGCGCTTCACTCCCTACGTCTCGACGTGGAATTACCTGGGATTCCCGGCTGGCATCGTTGTGGAACCGACCTCTGGGTTGCCGGTGCAACTGATTGCGCGCCCGACCCAGGAGCGAATTCTGCTTACCGCGATGGAAACCATCGCAAGTGGTGGGCGCGTTGGCTAG
- the tilS gene encoding tRNA lysidine(34) synthetase TilS: protein MRQAVRAIVQQVGQELGSGVVIGLSGGADSLALTAGACAEALGPKGALAGRKVHAVVVNHQLQQGSAKVAERAAHIARGMGATAEVIAVDINNNSDRGPEYEARLARHAVLREVAQSRGAALMLAHTLDDQAETVLLRLARGGGPQALSAIRDNLTWSDGTRILRPLLGVRRSDTQLCCEELGLKVWHDPHNHDDHYARVRVRKTILPLLEQELGPGVAENLAKTAAIAAVDNDFLDAHADSALHALLGEEEASASGSLSVRGVAELDDAIAVRVLARWLRQAGAEPSSKQIDMVMALVHRYHGQGEVPVTRGRDGADRNARLVVERKDGTLQLVMNRPAVP from the coding sequence ATTCGGCAAGCTGTCCGCGCGATAGTGCAGCAGGTGGGGCAGGAATTGGGCAGCGGTGTCGTCATTGGGCTTTCCGGTGGTGCGGATTCGCTGGCCCTGACCGCCGGGGCCTGTGCGGAAGCTCTCGGGCCCAAGGGTGCGCTGGCCGGCCGCAAAGTCCACGCCGTCGTAGTTAATCATCAGCTTCAGCAGGGCTCTGCAAAAGTTGCCGAGCGCGCCGCCCACATTGCTCGGGGGATGGGGGCTACGGCCGAGGTTATCGCGGTCGATATCAACAACAATTCCGACCGTGGTCCCGAATATGAGGCGCGTTTGGCACGACACGCAGTGCTACGGGAGGTCGCCCAATCTCGAGGTGCGGCGCTGATGCTCGCCCACACCTTGGACGACCAGGCGGAAACAGTTTTGCTGCGGCTGGCCAGGGGAGGCGGTCCGCAAGCGCTGTCCGCCATCCGCGACAACCTCACGTGGTCTGACGGGACTCGGATTCTGCGCCCGCTGCTCGGTGTGCGACGCTCAGATACTCAGCTCTGCTGCGAAGAGCTGGGCTTGAAGGTGTGGCACGACCCGCACAACCATGACGACCATTACGCCCGCGTCCGGGTTCGAAAGACGATTTTGCCGCTGCTGGAGCAGGAGCTGGGTCCGGGAGTTGCGGAAAATCTCGCTAAGACTGCGGCGATTGCAGCAGTCGACAATGACTTTTTGGACGCTCACGCCGATTCGGCTCTGCATGCGCTGCTGGGGGAGGAAGAGGCGTCGGCAAGCGGGAGCCTGTCTGTGCGAGGGGTGGCTGAGCTTGACGACGCCATCGCGGTGCGTGTCCTCGCACGTTGGTTGCGGCAGGCGGGTGCGGAGCCCAGCAGTAAACAGATTGACATGGTGATGGCGCTCGTGCACCGCTATCACGGCCAGGGCGAAGTGCCGGTGACCCGCGGTCGCGATGGTGCTGACAGAAATGCCAGGTTGGTCGTTGAGCGAAAAGATGGCACTCTACAATTGGTAATGAATCGTCCCGCGGTGCCTTAA
- a CDS encoding rhodanese-like domain-containing protein — protein sequence METVNVSEVPEDAQIIDVRSQMEWDDGHATGAVHIPMEEIPSRYGELDLDSDIYLMCRSGGRAAQVSSWLEKNGIDTIVITGGMIDWEHFGRPMEKAN from the coding sequence ATGGAAACCGTAAACGTATCTGAAGTACCCGAAGACGCACAGATCATTGATGTCCGCTCACAGATGGAGTGGGATGACGGCCACGCCACCGGCGCCGTTCACATCCCCATGGAAGAGATTCCGTCCCGCTACGGCGAGCTAGATTTGGATTCCGACATTTACCTGATGTGCCGCTCCGGTGGACGCGCCGCTCAGGTTTCTTCCTGGTTGGAGAAGAACGGTATCGACACCATCGTCATCACCGGCGGCATGATCGACTGGGAGCACTTCGGCCGCCCAATGGAGAAAGCCAACTAA
- a CDS encoding inorganic diphosphatase, whose product MAVSVEVTIEIPKGQRNKYEVDHETGKVYLDRYLFTPMAYPADYGFIDETLGEDGDPLDALVILPEPVFPGVIVKARPLGVFKMTDEAGGDDKLLCVLDDVRFDHYQDIDDVSQFTKDEIEHFFVHYKDLEPGKEVSGSGWGNKAEAERILAEAIERHK is encoded by the coding sequence ATCGCCGTGAGCGTTGAGGTCACTATTGAGATCCCGAAGGGTCAGCGCAACAAGTACGAAGTCGACCACGAGACCGGCAAGGTCTACCTCGACCGCTACCTGTTCACCCCAATGGCCTACCCGGCCGACTACGGCTTCATCGATGAAACCCTCGGCGAGGATGGCGACCCGTTGGACGCTCTCGTGATCCTGCCGGAGCCGGTTTTCCCGGGCGTTATTGTCAAGGCTCGTCCGCTCGGCGTTTTCAAGATGACCGACGAGGCCGGCGGCGACGACAAGCTGCTGTGCGTCCTGGATGATGTCCGCTTCGACCACTACCAGGACATCGACGATGTTTCCCAGTTCACCAAGGACGAGATTGAGCACTTCTTCGTCCACTACAAGGACCTGGAGCCGGGCAAGGAAGTTTCCGGTTCGGGCTGGGGCAACAAGGCTGAGGCTGAGCGCATCCTGGCTGAGGCTATCGAGCGCCACAAGTAA
- a CDS encoding MarR family transcriptional regulator, translated as MSDSSVLSSADSADTSGGVAADVDAKVPAVDAQSGTKAKKARKGAKAKNKASAKSKCKPGSASELAVAPAALRKSASWCLAQLDAAVRASVNAALGRTQIESISIRGYWVLEAIADGGDMAQTELSALLGMDRSDMVRLIDSLESANLVERTRDSKDRRRQLIALTETGNTTRASLRRSLRRAERAAVAECAPEVRALLASLADDSAASPETDAGAKNPEAAIPEVTATETDTKDMAENKTQATSSSDAPRPKRKKSKKKKRKKKNKKGALK; from the coding sequence ATGTCTGATTCATCCGTACTTTCCTCGGCGGACTCAGCCGACACCAGCGGTGGTGTGGCAGCCGACGTAGACGCGAAGGTGCCTGCTGTCGACGCACAGAGCGGCACCAAGGCGAAGAAGGCTCGCAAGGGAGCGAAAGCCAAAAACAAGGCCAGCGCTAAGTCCAAGTGCAAGCCCGGCTCCGCAAGCGAACTCGCCGTCGCACCGGCCGCCCTGCGCAAATCCGCGTCCTGGTGCCTGGCGCAGCTCGATGCGGCTGTCCGCGCCAGTGTCAACGCGGCTCTTGGCCGCACTCAGATTGAGTCGATTTCCATCCGCGGTTATTGGGTTCTGGAGGCCATCGCCGATGGCGGCGACATGGCTCAAACCGAGCTGAGCGCGCTGCTCGGCATGGACCGCTCTGACATGGTTCGCCTGATTGACTCTCTGGAGTCGGCAAATCTAGTCGAACGCACCCGAGACTCCAAGGATCGACGCCGCCAGCTCATCGCGCTGACAGAAACGGGCAACACCACCCGCGCATCTCTGCGACGCTCACTCCGCAGAGCCGAACGCGCCGCCGTCGCCGAATGCGCACCCGAGGTACGCGCGCTGCTTGCATCGCTTGCCGACGACTCCGCTGCAAGCCCCGAAACCGATGCCGGCGCGAAGAACCCCGAGGCCGCTATCCCAGAGGTCACGGCCACTGAGACAGACACCAAGGACATGGCGGAGAATAAGACGCAGGCGACGTCGTCAAGCGATGCCCCGCGTCCTAAACGTAAGAAGTCGAAGAAGAAAAAGCGCAAGAAGAAGAATAAGAAGGGGGCTCTCAAGTGA
- the dacB gene encoding D-alanyl-D-alanine carboxypeptidase/D-alanyl-D-alanine-endopeptidase: MFVTVGSTDSDSSKTAAKGTQKSPSSVKSGKSKKSRGLKIGGAIAGVLVIAAGSGVAVVVNNNRQIVVDAPPAVSHVSAPVTAAQSSLDDGALAQKVSAIMDAAAADPAFGELHGIVSDATTGQKLWGINDTAVALPASSMKILTASAALLDLGEDHRVSTRVSRITGTDDIVLHGGGDPTLSKDGEGFFQDSASIAELAKKISVVIPEGVGKVYLDNSLFTESFHETWEREGLEDGYIAPVESVMMDAGRIDPTNEESQRSATPAADAADALAKALGAENGGSLKDAAKDGQSLPLDPDIVALVQSAPLVTRVHEMMIYSDNVLAESIAREVAISRGLPPTFEGAARAVRDTLAEHGFPLDGAVLSDSSGLSTDNRISPQHLSEVLNSAAGPVESAEQGGLAESQESSESTALRLRPLLDSLPVAAVSGTLATRFAGQSGAGIVRAKTGTLNKASALAGYVVTKSGQVLTFALISNEASLLPARAASDKAASALADI, encoded by the coding sequence GTGTTTGTGACCGTGGGTAGTACCGACTCTGACAGCTCCAAAACCGCCGCTAAGGGCACGCAAAAATCGCCCAGTTCCGTAAAATCCGGCAAATCCAAGAAGTCGCGCGGACTGAAAATCGGCGGTGCCATCGCCGGTGTTCTCGTTATCGCAGCGGGCAGCGGCGTAGCGGTTGTCGTCAATAACAATCGTCAGATTGTTGTCGATGCACCGCCCGCGGTCAGTCATGTCTCTGCTCCTGTGACGGCGGCGCAGTCTTCGCTTGACGACGGCGCTCTGGCCCAAAAAGTCAGCGCCATCATGGACGCTGCTGCGGCCGATCCAGCCTTCGGTGAGCTGCATGGAATTGTTAGCGATGCTACTACCGGCCAGAAACTGTGGGGGATCAATGACACCGCGGTGGCCTTGCCGGCGTCCAGCATGAAGATTCTCACTGCGTCTGCCGCACTGTTGGACTTAGGTGAAGATCATCGGGTTTCCACCCGTGTCTCCCGGATCACGGGGACTGATGACATCGTTTTGCACGGCGGGGGCGACCCTACCTTAAGCAAGGACGGGGAAGGGTTCTTCCAGGACTCGGCTTCAATCGCTGAGTTGGCGAAAAAGATTTCCGTGGTCATTCCGGAGGGGGTCGGCAAGGTTTATCTCGACAACTCTCTATTCACCGAGAGTTTCCACGAGACCTGGGAGCGCGAGGGGTTGGAGGACGGCTACATCGCACCGGTGGAGTCGGTGATGATGGATGCCGGTCGTATCGATCCGACGAATGAAGAATCGCAGCGCAGCGCCACGCCCGCTGCGGATGCAGCTGATGCGCTGGCGAAGGCGCTTGGTGCGGAAAACGGAGGCAGCTTGAAGGATGCGGCCAAGGATGGTCAGTCACTACCTCTGGACCCAGACATTGTTGCGCTCGTGCAGTCGGCTCCGCTAGTTACCCGTGTGCACGAGATGATGATTTACAGCGACAACGTGCTCGCAGAGTCCATTGCCCGTGAGGTGGCTATCTCTCGCGGTCTGCCGCCGACCTTTGAGGGGGCCGCACGTGCCGTGCGTGACACTCTCGCGGAGCACGGTTTTCCTCTCGATGGTGCGGTGCTGTCGGACTCCAGCGGCCTGAGCACGGATAACCGTATTTCTCCGCAGCATCTCTCCGAGGTGCTCAATTCCGCCGCGGGGCCGGTGGAATCGGCTGAGCAGGGAGGACTGGCGGAGTCGCAGGAGTCGTCGGAAAGCACTGCGTTGCGGTTGCGCCCACTGTTGGACAGCCTGCCGGTGGCGGCAGTGTCCGGCACTCTGGCGACGCGCTTTGCTGGTCAGTCCGGGGCGGGCATCGTCCGTGCGAAGACAGGCACGCTGAATAAAGCCTCGGCGTTGGCGGGATATGTGGTGACGAAGTCGGGGCAGGTGCTGACGTTCGCACTGATTTCCAACGAGGCGAGCCTGTTGCCGGCAAGAGCTGCGTCCGATAAGGCAGCGAGCGCCCTTGCGGATATCTAA